In Candidatus Desulforudis audaxviator MP104C, a genomic segment contains:
- the spoIIGA gene encoding sigma-E processing peptidase SpoIIGA — translation MVYTVYLDEVLLGNVLMNFAILWFTARFALVPTTFRRLLSAAALGAAYAVVLFFPVPAWVAGIPAKVGVSLLMLAAAFYPQPVRKLGACFAIFYLASFGLGGLVFGLTYFLGSGGLSGPSGFLEVPRGYFWPAVVTALAVVWLVGRTGGAFLKRRRLKGLFHIPVRIHTCGRSLSVNALLDTGNQLSDPLTNHPVLVVEFNAVRELLPAELCSAFEAGEEPDFAKVLESLGNSRWAGRLRVIPFQSLGRSSGLLLGFRPDEVEILYGSENIRVRKVVVGVYQRQLCPEATYRALVNPRLLETAAGL, via the coding sequence GTGGTGTACACCGTTTACCTGGACGAGGTCCTCTTGGGCAACGTGCTTATGAACTTCGCCATCCTCTGGTTCACCGCCCGGTTTGCCCTGGTCCCCACGACCTTCCGGCGGCTTCTGAGCGCCGCCGCGCTCGGCGCCGCCTACGCCGTAGTATTGTTTTTCCCGGTTCCGGCCTGGGTGGCGGGAATCCCGGCCAAGGTCGGCGTTTCCCTGCTGATGCTGGCCGCCGCGTTCTACCCGCAGCCGGTCCGCAAGCTGGGGGCCTGCTTCGCCATTTTCTACCTGGCCTCATTCGGCTTGGGGGGATTGGTGTTCGGACTGACCTACTTTTTGGGGAGCGGCGGGTTGAGCGGACCGTCCGGTTTCCTGGAGGTGCCCCGGGGCTATTTCTGGCCGGCCGTGGTGACCGCCTTGGCGGTAGTGTGGCTGGTGGGACGCACCGGGGGTGCTTTTCTAAAACGCCGACGATTGAAAGGGCTTTTTCACATTCCGGTGCGCATTCATACCTGCGGAAGAAGCCTCTCTGTGAACGCCCTGCTCGATACCGGCAACCAGCTCTCCGACCCGCTGACCAATCACCCGGTGCTGGTGGTGGAGTTCAACGCGGTGCGAGAGCTTTTGCCCGCCGAATTGTGCTCGGCCTTCGAAGCCGGCGAAGAACCGGATTTCGCCAAAGTGCTGGAGAGCCTGGGCAATAGCCGGTGGGCCGGCAGGCTCAGGGTGATACCCTTCCAGTCCCTGGGGCGCAGCAGCGGTTTGTTGCTGGGCTTCCGGCCGGACGAGGTGGAAATCTTGTATGGTTCAGAAAACATCCGGGTCCGAAAAGTGGTGGTCGGGGTATACCAGCGGCAATTGTGTCCGGAAGCCACCTACCGGGCGCTCGTCAATCCGCGGCTTCTGGAGACAGCAGCCGGACTCTGA
- the ftsZ gene encoding cell division protein FtsZ produces the protein MIELELETNSFANIKVVGVGGGGNNAVNRMISAGLKGVEFIAINTDAQVLAVSLCNYKIQIGTKLTKGLGAGGNPEIGQKAAEESRNELVQGLKGADMVFVTAGMGGGTGTGGAPIVAEVARELGALTVGVVTRPFTFEGRKRYQQANVGIENLRTRVDTLITIPNDKLLQVIEKNTSIIEAFRIADDVLRQGVQGISDLIAVPGLINLDFADVKTIMKETGSALMGIGTATGDNRAAEAARMAISSPLLETSVDGARGVLLNITGGSSLGLFEVNEAAEIIAQAVDPEANIIFGAVIDEAMNDEVRVTVIATGFEVETARQVAAAAPEDELRPFTSHEDLDIPEFLRRR, from the coding sequence GTGATAGAACTAGAACTGGAAACTAACAGTTTTGCCAACATCAAGGTAGTGGGTGTCGGCGGAGGCGGTAATAACGCCGTGAACCGGATGATCAGCGCGGGACTTAAAGGCGTGGAGTTCATCGCCATCAATACAGACGCACAAGTACTGGCCGTATCTCTGTGTAACTATAAGATCCAGATCGGGACCAAGCTCACCAAAGGCTTGGGAGCGGGGGGCAACCCCGAGATCGGGCAGAAAGCGGCTGAGGAGAGCCGGAACGAGTTGGTCCAGGGCTTGAAGGGCGCGGACATGGTGTTTGTTACCGCAGGTATGGGTGGGGGTACCGGTACCGGCGGGGCGCCCATTGTGGCCGAGGTGGCCCGGGAGTTGGGAGCGCTCACGGTGGGCGTGGTCACCCGCCCCTTCACCTTTGAAGGCCGGAAACGGTATCAGCAGGCCAATGTGGGGATTGAGAATCTCAGGACCCGGGTGGACACCCTGATCACGATTCCGAACGATAAGCTCTTGCAGGTGATAGAAAAGAACACGTCGATTATTGAGGCCTTCCGTATCGCCGACGACGTTCTGAGACAGGGGGTCCAAGGGATTTCGGACCTGATTGCGGTACCGGGGCTCATCAACCTGGACTTCGCTGATGTAAAGACAATTATGAAGGAAACGGGATCGGCCCTGATGGGCATCGGTACGGCGACCGGCGACAACCGGGCGGCGGAGGCGGCCCGGATGGCGATCTCCAGCCCGCTCCTGGAGACCTCGGTGGATGGAGCGCGCGGAGTGCTTTTGAACATCACCGGCGGCAGTTCGCTGGGGCTGTTTGAAGTCAATGAAGCAGCCGAGATCATCGCCCAGGCGGTGGATCCGGAGGCGAACATTATCTTCGGGGCCGTCATCGACGAAGCAATGAATGACGAGGTCCGGGTGACGGTCATCGCCACTGGTTTTGAGGTGGAAACGGCGCGGCAGGTCGCCGCCGCGGCACCCGAGGATGAACTGCGGCCTTTTACCAGTCATGAGGATCTGGATATTCCCGAGTTTTTGCGGAGACGCTGA
- a CDS encoding small basic family protein has product MWVSVWLAVIGLIIGFGIGLNLPVFLPAAYAKYLGIAILAALDSVFGGIRAAMEEKFDNIVFLSGFVGNALMAALLVFIGDRLGVDIYIAAVVAFGVRLFQNLGIIRRYVVGRKNEAA; this is encoded by the coding sequence GTGTGGGTTAGCGTCTGGCTGGCGGTGATCGGTTTAATTATCGGTTTCGGAATCGGGCTGAACCTCCCCGTGTTCTTGCCGGCGGCATACGCCAAGTACCTGGGAATTGCCATCCTGGCCGCACTGGACTCGGTGTTCGGCGGAATCAGGGCCGCCATGGAAGAGAAGTTCGACAACATCGTGTTCCTGTCGGGTTTTGTAGGTAACGCCCTCATGGCGGCACTCCTGGTGTTTATCGGAGACCGGCTTGGGGTGGACATCTACATCGCCGCGGTGGTCGCCTTTGGTGTACGCCTCTTTCAAAACCTGGGCATCATCCGCCGGTACGTGGTTGGCAGAAAAAATGAAGCCGCTTAA
- a CDS encoding DUF881 domain-containing protein — MHPGYISIAVVGLLLGLLVGFQVRLLELPEPPLPPGDRGRILTAELKELTQEKESLRAEVREMEDKVQTARQGNEQAESALRAEIEKHMVLAGLTRVAGPGVELHLENAAGIDRPGGILFAMRDEDLLRVVNELRAAGAEAIAVNDQRLTATSEIRQAGPFINVNQERISTPYRIQAIGNPDDLVKALEFPGGLAETLREWGIDVVIETRDELVLPAYQGRPRLEYARPLREGV; from the coding sequence TTGCACCCTGGATACATATCCATTGCCGTGGTGGGACTGCTCCTGGGTCTCCTGGTGGGATTCCAGGTACGGCTGCTTGAGCTTCCGGAACCGCCGCTGCCCCCGGGTGACCGCGGCCGGATCCTGACGGCGGAGTTGAAGGAACTGACTCAGGAAAAAGAGAGCCTGAGGGCGGAGGTCCGGGAAATGGAGGATAAGGTGCAAACCGCCCGTCAGGGCAATGAACAGGCTGAGTCCGCCCTGCGTGCCGAGATTGAAAAGCATATGGTTCTGGCCGGCCTGACCAGAGTTGCCGGGCCCGGTGTGGAGCTTCACCTGGAGAACGCCGCCGGTATCGACCGACCCGGGGGTATTCTGTTTGCGATGCGTGACGAAGACCTCCTGCGCGTGGTGAATGAACTTCGCGCGGCCGGAGCGGAGGCGATCGCGGTCAATGACCAGAGGCTGACCGCCACCAGTGAGATCCGGCAGGCGGGACCGTTCATCAATGTCAACCAGGAGCGCATTTCTACTCCCTACCGGATCCAGGCGATCGGTAACCCCGACGACTTGGTCAAAGCACTGGAGTTTCCAGGGGGGCTGGCCGAAACCCTGCGGGAGTGGGGGATCGACGTGGTCATTGAAACCAGGGATGAACTGGTGCTGCCAGCGTACCAGGGCCGCCCCCGCCTGGAATACGCCCGACCATTAAGAGAAGGAGTGTAG
- a CDS encoding DUF881 domain-containing protein: MLKSKFHWALIIVGLVLGLMLSTQFRVQQEKVQTTTVKRIEQLAQEVEATRSERDALRVRIRELRKELDQVAGESQHERLRTELETVRIQSGMLSVTGPGIEVILSDSSLPSQSGQNPNFYVLHDEDLVRVLNELRAAGAEALAINGERIVATSEVLCIGPAVRVNKTKRLTPPYVITAIGNQDTMISALEMRDGVMDTLKYWGIQVSVRRVAEAVVPAYTGPTAFKYARPLFQEGGS, from the coding sequence ATGTTGAAGAGTAAGTTTCACTGGGCCCTGATTATCGTCGGCCTCGTCCTGGGCTTGATGCTTTCCACCCAGTTCCGGGTGCAACAGGAAAAGGTTCAGACCACCACCGTTAAACGGATCGAGCAGTTGGCCCAGGAGGTGGAGGCGACCCGTTCGGAGCGGGACGCCTTGCGGGTTCGGATCCGTGAACTGCGGAAAGAGTTAGACCAGGTGGCCGGGGAGTCGCAACATGAGCGCCTGCGTACCGAACTGGAGACGGTGCGCATCCAGTCCGGCATGCTGTCGGTGACCGGACCGGGGATCGAGGTAATTTTGAGTGACAGCAGTCTGCCTTCACAGTCGGGACAGAACCCGAACTTCTACGTTCTGCACGATGAGGACTTGGTGAGGGTGTTAAACGAATTGCGCGCCGCCGGAGCGGAGGCGCTGGCGATCAACGGGGAACGGATCGTGGCCACGAGCGAGGTCCTGTGCATCGGTCCGGCCGTCCGGGTAAACAAAACCAAGCGGCTGACCCCCCCATACGTGATCACGGCGATCGGGAACCAGGACACGATGATATCGGCGCTGGAAATGCGGGACGGCGTGATGGATACCCTAAAGTACTGGGGTATCCAGGTATCGGTACGCCGGGTGGCGGAGGCCGTGGTGCCGGCGTATACCGGGCCGACCGCCTTCAAGTATGCGCGCCCGCTCTTCCAGGAAGGGGGGTCTTGA
- a CDS encoding cell division protein FtsQ/DivIB, whose protein sequence is MPGPRLNWWETIIFSIIILVAGFILVSSPLFEIDTITVEGNLHLQAEEIRSASGIVPGTNIFQAQTREAEDRLEALPAIRKAELVREFPSTVRIIVEERVPVALLNIHGEFWEVDVEGVPVRKKGKGWDGLPVITGVQFGNPNLQRTLEAVEKLPKEVVAGLSEVWFGNDLRLILYTFDGIEIRLGQLERLEQKGVLLLEVLALVRDDGRKVEYIDLSEPDKPVVKYAGGGGDVEE, encoded by the coding sequence GTGCCGGGACCCAGGCTCAACTGGTGGGAGACTATTATTTTTTCGATCATCATTCTCGTTGCAGGGTTCATTCTCGTTAGTTCGCCGCTGTTTGAGATCGATACCATCACGGTGGAGGGCAACCTGCACCTGCAGGCCGAGGAGATCCGTTCCGCCAGTGGAATCGTGCCCGGGACCAACATCTTCCAGGCTCAGACGAGGGAGGCCGAAGACCGCCTGGAAGCACTGCCTGCAATCCGGAAAGCGGAATTGGTCCGGGAGTTTCCTTCGACGGTCCGGATCATTGTGGAGGAAAGGGTGCCGGTAGCCCTGCTAAACATCCACGGGGAATTTTGGGAGGTGGATGTGGAAGGGGTTCCGGTGCGTAAGAAAGGGAAGGGATGGGACGGACTACCCGTAATCACAGGAGTTCAGTTCGGGAATCCCAACTTGCAGCGAACCCTGGAGGCCGTCGAAAAACTGCCGAAAGAAGTGGTGGCCGGTCTTTCGGAAGTCTGGTTTGGAAATGATCTCCGGCTTATCCTGTACACCTTTGACGGAATTGAAATTCGCCTGGGGCAGTTGGAACGTTTGGAACAAAAGGGTGTGCTGTTGCTGGAAGTGCTGGCTTTGGTCCGGGATGACGGCCGGAAAGTGGAGTACATCGACCTTTCCGAACCTGACAAGCCTGTGGTGAAGTATGCCGGAGGTGGCGGCGATGTTGAAGAGTAA
- the murA gene encoding UDP-N-acetylglucosamine 1-carboxyvinyltransferase: MERIIIKGGNRLKGTITVSGAKNAVLPILGASLLYGGESFIKNVPNLQDVEVMVELLEYLGARINREDHCLRIDNRNVASREIGEDLMRKMRASNLVLGPLLGRFRTVLISQPGGCNIGSRPMDLHLRGMRALGARIEERAGFIKADAARLVGADIYLDVPSVGATENIMMAASLARGRTTLRNAAREPEVVDLQSYLNQMGAKISGAGTDVIRIEGVESLNPCRHTVIPDRIEAGTYLVAAAITGGEVTVESIIPEHVEPVLAKLREAGAEFEVTGDAVHIRCPERLRAIDVRTLPYPGFPTDMQPQFVALLSLADGTSTVTETIFENRFKHVSELRRLGADIRLEGNTAIIKGKKSLSGALVEASDLRAGAALVLAGLGAENTTVVEQIEHIDRGYEKLEEKYRNLGAEIIRARA, from the coding sequence ATGGAGCGTATTATCATCAAGGGGGGAAACCGCCTTAAAGGGACCATTACGGTCAGCGGTGCCAAAAATGCCGTACTCCCGATTTTGGGGGCCAGCCTTTTGTACGGGGGAGAGTCCTTCATCAAAAATGTGCCCAATCTGCAGGATGTAGAGGTGATGGTCGAGCTTCTGGAGTACCTCGGGGCCCGCATCAACCGGGAGGACCACTGTCTCAGGATCGACAATCGCAACGTGGCGTCCCGGGAAATCGGTGAGGACTTGATGCGCAAAATGCGCGCCTCCAACCTGGTGCTCGGCCCGCTTCTCGGACGGTTCCGCACCGTGCTCATTTCACAGCCCGGGGGCTGCAACATCGGCTCCCGGCCTATGGACCTACACCTGCGGGGAATGCGTGCCCTAGGAGCCAGGATCGAGGAACGGGCAGGCTTCATCAAGGCTGACGCCGCACGGCTTGTCGGCGCCGACATCTATCTTGATGTGCCCAGCGTGGGCGCCACCGAAAACATTATGATGGCCGCAAGCCTGGCCCGTGGCCGGACCACCTTGCGGAACGCGGCCCGGGAGCCCGAAGTCGTGGATTTGCAGAGCTACCTGAACCAGATGGGCGCGAAGATCAGCGGGGCGGGCACCGATGTGATCCGCATCGAAGGAGTGGAAAGCCTTAATCCCTGTCGGCACACGGTGATACCCGACCGGATCGAGGCCGGCACCTACCTGGTGGCCGCCGCTATTACCGGGGGCGAGGTGACGGTGGAGAGCATCATCCCGGAACACGTGGAACCGGTCCTGGCCAAACTCCGGGAGGCCGGAGCCGAATTTGAGGTGACCGGGGACGCCGTACACATCCGCTGCCCCGAGCGGCTGAGGGCCATAGATGTCAGGACGCTGCCTTACCCCGGTTTCCCCACCGACATGCAGCCCCAGTTCGTGGCCCTGCTGAGTCTGGCTGACGGGACGTCCACGGTGACCGAAACCATTTTCGAGAACCGTTTCAAACACGTTTCCGAACTTAGGCGTCTGGGGGCGGACATCCGTCTCGAAGGCAACACGGCGATCATCAAGGGCAAAAAGAGCTTGAGTGGGGCCCTCGTGGAAGCTTCCGACCTGCGGGCGGGGGCAGCACTGGTACTTGCCGGGCTCGGTGCCGAGAACACCACCGTCGTGGAACAGATCGAGCACATCGACCGGGGTTACGAGAAACTGGAAGAAAAATACCGTAATTTGGGAGCAGAGATCATAAGGGCGCGGGCATAG
- the murB gene encoding UDP-N-acetylmuramate dehydrogenase, with product MEVYLDLKAGIRGSIRVGEMLGAHTTWRVGGPADYFVEPAVIEDLQFVLRFTAERGLPLTVMGNGSNLLVSDAGLRGVVVRMGSGMDRVVLDGNVILAQGGVRLSRLLRTAWESGLGGLEFMAGIPASLGGAVVMNAGANGLCMGDRVEEVTMVDRSGTVQRRSAGELGFRYRWSNIQAGKEIVTAVALRCFPKDRDEIGREIERFLNRRRETQPLEQPSAGCVFKNPPGDSAGRLIEAAGGKGLRVGGAEVSYKHANFVLNTGGATARDIMELIRQVRQLVGDKFGIELGLEVNLMGDF from the coding sequence ATGGAAGTTTACCTGGACCTGAAAGCAGGGATCCGAGGTTCGATCCGCGTCGGCGAGATGCTAGGGGCCCACACCACCTGGCGGGTCGGCGGTCCGGCCGATTATTTCGTGGAGCCAGCCGTAATTGAAGACCTGCAGTTCGTGCTGCGTTTCACCGCCGAGCGGGGGCTGCCGCTGACCGTGATGGGCAACGGCTCCAACCTGCTGGTAAGTGACGCGGGCTTGCGGGGGGTCGTGGTCCGGATGGGTTCCGGTATGGACCGGGTGGTGCTCGACGGGAACGTAATTCTGGCACAGGGTGGAGTCAGGCTTTCCCGTTTGCTCAGGACGGCGTGGGAGTCCGGTCTGGGGGGACTGGAATTTATGGCCGGAATTCCGGCTTCGTTGGGCGGGGCGGTGGTAATGAACGCCGGTGCCAACGGACTGTGCATGGGTGACCGGGTGGAAGAGGTAACGATGGTCGACCGTTCGGGAACAGTCCAGCGGCGGTCGGCAGGCGAACTCGGTTTCCGATACCGGTGGAGCAATATCCAGGCCGGAAAGGAAATCGTTACTGCGGTGGCCTTGCGGTGTTTTCCGAAAGACAGGGACGAAATCGGCCGCGAAATCGAGCGGTTTTTGAACCGGCGCCGGGAAACCCAGCCGCTTGAGCAGCCGAGTGCGGGTTGCGTATTCAAGAATCCGCCGGGTGATTCGGCCGGGCGGCTGATTGAGGCCGCGGGCGGCAAAGGCCTGCGGGTGGGGGGCGCCGAAGTATCATACAAGCACGCGAATTTCGTGTTAAATACGGGCGGAGCCACGGCACGGGACATTATGGAGTTGATCAGGCAGGTCCGCCAGTTAGTAGGTGATAAATTCGGGATCGAGTTGGGACTAGAGGTGAATTTGATGGGTGATTTCTAA
- the murC gene encoding UDP-N-acetylmuramate--L-alanine ligase, with protein MPLTPERVHFVGIGGAGMSGIAMVLLDHGYMVSGSDLKKSEVTDKLQMLGARVFYGHSPSHVGAAELVVYSSAIPPDNPELVIARKRGLPVIPRAEMLGRLMHQWKGIAVAGAHGKTTTTSLVAFLLERTGLDPTVIIGGEMNGFGNAKAGGGEYLVAEADESDGSFSLLHPSIVIVTNVEDDHLDYYRTVDAIRRAFREFIFKVPRDGVAVLNYDDPFLRQMAHELPFPVITYGCAPDADYRLAGFHLNCAVSSAEVYWRRELLGRFELTIPGRHNLLNALAVVAVGRHLGLEFPEIARALRDFRGVRRRFELVGESRGVRVVDDYAHHPTEIKATLEAARQTRPKRLIAVFQPHRYTRTKFLHAEFGKAFTAADQVLLSRIYPAGEKPIPGVTARLIRDEIQKQQRVEPLLFEEQDELVAHLASVVREGDLVITLGAGDIWKSGRALLQILGG; from the coding sequence ATGCCTCTAACACCCGAACGCGTACATTTCGTCGGTATCGGCGGGGCTGGAATGAGTGGTATCGCCATGGTGCTTCTGGACCACGGGTACATGGTAAGCGGCTCGGACCTCAAGAAGTCGGAAGTCACCGACAAGTTGCAGATGCTGGGGGCCCGGGTTTTCTACGGGCATTCCCCGTCTCATGTGGGCGCAGCCGAACTGGTGGTGTATTCGTCCGCCATACCGCCCGACAATCCGGAACTGGTGATTGCGCGCAAACGGGGCCTGCCCGTTATCCCCCGGGCGGAGATGTTGGGGCGTCTGATGCACCAGTGGAAGGGGATCGCGGTCGCCGGAGCCCACGGTAAGACCACCACTACCTCACTGGTGGCCTTCCTGCTGGAACGGACGGGATTGGACCCCACGGTGATTATCGGTGGCGAAATGAACGGCTTCGGAAACGCCAAAGCGGGCGGCGGGGAGTATCTGGTCGCAGAGGCCGACGAAAGTGACGGGTCTTTTTCCCTCCTTCACCCTTCCATTGTGATCGTCACGAACGTGGAGGACGATCACCTGGACTACTACCGGACGGTGGATGCCATTCGGAGGGCCTTCCGGGAGTTTATCTTCAAAGTGCCGCGGGATGGGGTGGCCGTCTTAAACTATGACGACCCCTTTCTACGGCAGATGGCGCATGAGTTGCCTTTTCCGGTCATTACCTACGGCTGTGCGCCCGATGCCGACTACCGTCTGGCCGGATTCCACCTGAACTGTGCAGTTTCAAGCGCCGAGGTTTACTGGAGACGGGAGCTTCTGGGCCGGTTCGAACTGACCATTCCGGGCCGTCACAACCTTTTGAACGCGTTGGCGGTGGTGGCCGTGGGCCGGCACCTGGGATTGGAGTTTCCGGAGATTGCCCGGGCACTTAGGGACTTCCGGGGAGTCCGGCGGCGGTTCGAACTCGTAGGGGAGAGCCGGGGGGTGCGGGTGGTTGATGACTACGCCCACCACCCCACGGAAATCAAAGCCACGCTGGAAGCAGCGCGCCAGACCAGGCCGAAGCGCCTGATCGCCGTGTTTCAGCCGCACCGCTATACGCGCACCAAGTTCCTGCACGCGGAGTTCGGCAAGGCCTTCACGGCCGCCGACCAGGTGCTTTTAAGCAGGATTTACCCGGCCGGGGAAAAACCAATTCCGGGCGTGACCGCCCGGTTGATCAGAGACGAGATTCAGAAGCAGCAGCGGGTCGAACCCTTACTGTTTGAAGAGCAGGACGAGTTGGTGGCCCACCTGGCGTCGGTGGTCCGGGAGGGCGACCTGGTGATCACCCTGGGCGCCGGGGACATCTGGAAGAGTGGGCGGGCGCTGCTCCAGATCCTGGGGGGTTAA
- the spoVE gene encoding stage V sporulation protein E codes for MPKTSRAPDFLLFLTVFMMLSIGLVMILSASEYSSLVHYNDSFYYFKRQLLWALIGLTAMFLVMNWDYWNWRRWALPMLAAAFVLLILVVIPGIGMEAYGARRWIGVGPVTFQPSEFIKLCLVVFTAYGLSRKGELVQNFTRGLLPFLVMLGAACGLILLQPDLGTAVTLAGTIFMMFFAAGARLSVLAGLGVVGLAGVGVAIAVAPYRLQRLFAFLDPWQDPQGSGFHIIQSLYALGSGGLFGTGLGQGKQKFLYLPAQHTDFIFAVVGEELGFIGAFLIICLFAVFVWRGLRIAVSAPDAFSSLMATGLTVGISLQAIINIGVVTGSMPVTGITLPFISFGGNSLVFSLIGVGILLNISKYATAK; via the coding sequence TTGCCGAAAACCAGCCGGGCGCCTGATTTCCTGCTTTTCCTGACCGTGTTCATGATGTTGAGCATCGGCCTGGTCATGATCTTGAGCGCCAGCGAATACAGCTCTCTCGTGCACTACAACGACAGTTTCTATTACTTTAAGCGTCAACTGCTCTGGGCCCTGATCGGCCTGACGGCGATGTTCCTGGTTATGAACTGGGACTACTGGAACTGGCGGCGCTGGGCTCTGCCGATGCTTGCCGCGGCCTTTGTCCTGCTGATCCTGGTGGTCATCCCGGGGATCGGAATGGAGGCGTACGGGGCGCGGCGGTGGATCGGGGTCGGCCCGGTCACCTTCCAGCCGTCCGAGTTCATAAAGCTGTGCCTCGTTGTGTTCACCGCTTACGGCCTGAGCCGGAAGGGCGAGCTGGTGCAGAATTTTACCCGTGGACTTCTCCCGTTCCTGGTCATGCTGGGGGCCGCTTGCGGCCTGATCCTGCTCCAGCCCGACCTGGGCACTGCGGTTACCCTGGCTGGGACCATCTTCATGATGTTCTTTGCGGCCGGAGCCCGGCTCAGTGTATTGGCGGGCCTCGGTGTGGTCGGCCTGGCAGGTGTCGGAGTGGCCATCGCCGTCGCCCCGTACCGGCTGCAGCGGCTGTTTGCCTTCCTGGATCCCTGGCAGGACCCGCAGGGCAGCGGGTTCCACATCATCCAGTCGCTTTACGCCCTGGGCTCGGGCGGGCTCTTCGGCACCGGTCTCGGTCAGGGCAAGCAAAAATTCCTGTACCTGCCCGCGCAACACACCGACTTCATTTTCGCGGTGGTGGGCGAGGAATTGGGTTTCATCGGGGCCTTTCTAATCATCTGTCTTTTTGCGGTCTTCGTGTGGCGGGGGTTGAGGATCGCGGTTTCCGCGCCCGATGCTTTTTCCAGCCTCATGGCCACCGGGTTGACGGTGGGTATTTCCTTGCAGGCCATCATTAACATCGGGGTGGTCACCGGGAGCATGCCGGTAACTGGGATTACACTGCCTTTTATCAGTTTCGGGGGCAACTCCCTTGTTTTTTCCCTGATCGGCGTGGGAATCTTGCTGAATATTTCCAAGTATGCCACTGCTAAGTGA
- the murD gene encoding UDP-N-acetylmuramoyl-L-alanine--D-glutamate ligase, which produces MQLAGKSVLVVGAGKSGQAAARFLTSQGVAVTLTDIKKLEDLKLGALNGVILSLGFYPRVSPGRWDLIVVSPGVPLDVPPVAEGRRLGIPVIGELELAWWFTRSPVVAVTGTNGKTTTTALLGELFRQAGRRTLVAGNIGVPLITEVENYGPQDVIVAEVSSFQLETTRDFRPRVAVILNLTSDHLDRHGTMEAYIEAKAAIFANQQASDWTVLNFDDPRTRALASRTRAEVIFFSRQHKLEQGVFIQDGQIMARAGGKEAAVCPVRTLSIPGAHNVENALAATAAGWVLGIGPSALGRALTSFQGVPHRLETVGWVGGVEYVNDSKATNPDAAIRALDAYAGPVVLIAGGRNKGNDFTAFMEKAREKVRVLVIIGECAAEMAAAAARAGLGEVLRAKDLPGAVQLARDAARPGEVVLLSPACASWDMFRNYEERGDLFRSLVRELANE; this is translated from the coding sequence GTGCAGCTGGCAGGAAAGAGCGTTCTGGTGGTCGGCGCGGGGAAAAGCGGCCAAGCGGCGGCGCGGTTTCTCACGTCGCAGGGCGTGGCGGTAACCCTGACCGACATCAAAAAGCTGGAGGACCTCAAACTGGGTGCTTTAAACGGCGTGATTCTGAGCCTGGGCTTCTACCCCCGGGTTTCTCCCGGGCGCTGGGACCTGATCGTGGTCAGTCCGGGTGTGCCCCTGGACGTTCCGCCCGTGGCCGAGGGCCGGCGGCTTGGCATCCCCGTGATCGGGGAACTGGAATTGGCCTGGTGGTTCACGCGCTCCCCGGTCGTGGCCGTAACGGGCACCAACGGGAAGACCACCACCACCGCCTTGCTGGGGGAGTTGTTCCGGCAAGCCGGCCGCCGCACCCTGGTCGCCGGGAACATCGGGGTGCCCCTGATTACGGAGGTCGAGAACTACGGCCCCCAAGACGTAATCGTGGCCGAGGTGTCGAGTTTCCAGCTCGAAACCACCCGCGATTTCCGTCCCCGGGTGGCGGTCATCCTAAACCTAACTTCTGATCACCTGGACCGACACGGCACCATGGAAGCCTACATCGAAGCCAAAGCCGCCATCTTCGCCAACCAGCAAGCGTCCGATTGGACCGTATTAAATTTCGACGACCCGCGCACCAGGGCACTGGCCTCCCGGACGCGGGCCGAGGTCATATTCTTCAGCCGCCAGCATAAATTAGAGCAAGGTGTGTTTATCCAGGACGGCCAGATTATGGCACGGGCCGGGGGAAAGGAAGCGGCCGTCTGCCCGGTCCGGACCCTGTCCATCCCGGGCGCGCACAACGTCGAGAATGCGCTCGCGGCAACGGCGGCTGGCTGGGTGCTGGGTATCGGGCCGTCCGCCCTGGGCCGAGCGCTGACTTCTTTCCAGGGTGTCCCGCACCGGCTGGAGACGGTCGGCTGGGTCGGTGGGGTGGAGTACGTCAACGATTCCAAGGCCACCAATCCGGACGCGGCCATCCGAGCTCTTGACGCGTACGCGGGCCCGGTGGTTCTGATCGCCGGCGGGCGCAACAAGGGCAACGATTTTACCGCCTTTATGGAGAAAGCCCGGGAAAAGGTGCGGGTTCTGGTCATTATCGGGGAGTGCGCCGCGGAGATGGCGGCCGCCGCTGCCCGGGCGGGCCTGGGGGAGGTCCTGCGGGCGAAAGACCTGCCCGGTGCGGTACAACTGGCGCGGGATGCTGCCCGGCCCGGCGAGGTGGTGCTTTTGTCCCCGGCGTGCGCCAGTTGGGATATGTTCCGGAACTACGAGGAGCGAGGCGACCTCTTTCGCAGTCTGGTACGGGAGCTGGCAAATGAATAG